ACCGCCAACGCCGTGCTCGCCGCGTTGTTCCGCTGTGCCCGGACCGGCGAAGGGGAAACCATCGAAGCCTCCCTGTTGGCCACGGCGATCGGATTGCAGTCGCAGATCTGGGCGGAATACGCCTGCTCCGGCAGCTTGCCGCAACGGGCCGGCAACGCTCAGCCACTGGTGGCACCGGCGGCGGATCTGATCGCCGTGCAGGACGGCTACATCGTCATCTCCGCCTATATGGAGGATCACTGGCAGCGGCTGTGCCGCGCCGTGGAGTTGCCGGATCTGGCGAAGGACAAACGCTTTGCCACCAGCAACGACCGTGTCAGCAACCGGCCGGCGATGATCGATATTCTGAGTACCGCTCTAGGCGGCTACAAGGGTGAAGAGGCGCGTGCCCAACTGGAAAAGTTTGGTGTGGTTTGCGGGGTGGTACGGGATTACCGCCAGGTCCGGGCCAGTGCCGATGTCCAGGCGACCGGTATTTTCAAGCGCGTGAACGATGGCCGGGGCCAAGAGGTGGAGATCCCCGGGCTGCCTTTCACTTTCGCCGACGCCGGCGAGATGGAGAAACCTTATACGTTGCCCGAACTGGGGGAGCATACCCTGGAGGTTCTGGCGCAGGCCGGCTTTACGCCGGAACAATGCCAGGCGCTTCTGGACAGGAAGGTGATTTCGGCTGGTGGCATAGGGTAACAATCGCTGCATCGTGTTTGTGCTCGGCGGCAATCCGTTCGCGGGCCTCTGTTGTCTCTTGGTGAACCCGGGTATCGTCAAAGTATTCCAGCGGGGCCATCGGGGAGAACGAAGTGCGAGCACAGCCGGGCGTCAATCTGAATCTTAATGTGCGTGGTCTCGGTGTGTCCGCGACCCTGGCCATCAACGAGTTGAGCAACGATCTGCTGCGTCAGGGCAGGGAGGTGTTCAAGCTGGGGTTGGGGCAATCGCCGTTCCCGGTGCCCGAATGGGTGGTGGACGCACTGCGTCAACACGCCGCCGAGAAAGATTATCTGCCGGTGCTGGGACTGCCTGAACTGCGCCGGGCGGTGGCCGGCTATTGGCAGCGCTGGCAAGGCTCCGAATTCAGTGCGGACGATGTCATGATCGGTCCGGGTTCCAAGGAGCTGATGTTCATTCTGCAACTGGTGTTTTACGGCGACCTGGTCATCCCCACGCCGAGCTGGGTGTCCTATGCACCGCAGGCACGCATCGTTGGTCGCCCGGTACATTGGTTGCCGACCCGCCGGGAGGATCACTGGAAGCCCCGCGCCGAAGCTCTGGATGCGCTTTGCCGGCAGGATCCGGACCGGCCACGCCTGGTGATTCTCAACTCGCCGGCCAATCCCCATGGCTATGCGTTCACGGAGACGGAATTGCGGGCGCTGGCGGATGTGGCGCGCCGTTACCGTCTGATTCTGCTTAGCGACGAGATATACGGGCAATTGCAATTCAATGGCGGCCACCAGTCGATTTCCCGCTACTACCCGGAAGGCACCATAGTCAGTGGCGGTTTGAGTAAATGGTGCGGCGCCGGCGGCTGGCGGCTGGGCGTCTTCGCCTTTCCGGAGACCTTGCAGTGGTTGCGTCGTGCGATGGCCACCGTGGCCAGTGAAACCTATACCTCGGTGTCGGCGCCGATCCAGTACGCGGCGGTGACGGCGTTTCAGGGCGGGATGGCCATGGACGGTTACCTGCATCAATCCCGCCGGATTCTGGCCGCTCTGGCCGAGCACCACGTCGATCTTTTAAGAGGCGCCGGTGTGCCGATGGCCTCCACCGATGGCGCTTTTTACCTGTTTCCGGACCTGTCGCCACTGACCGATACCCTGCGCCGACGTGGCATCGAGGGCAGCGTGGAATTGTGCGCGTCGTTGTTGGAGGACACCGGCGTGGCCACCTTGCCGGGAGAGGCGTTCGGCAGGCCGCCTTCGGAGCCGAGTCTGCGGCTGGCGTTCGTGGATTTCGACGGGGGGCAGGCCCTGGAGGCGGCGGCCGGGCTGGAGGGGCCCCTCGAGGATGCCTTTTTGCGCCGTTATTGCGGCCGTTGTGTTACCGCCATGGAAAAATTGGCGAACTGGATTGCCGCCTAGTCGCAAATAAAAGCAACGTGCTGTCACGCGTCTGCTGTGGACAGTTTCCGGTGAATTGGGTATTGCTGAATCCATAACCGAGCCGGTTTACCGTGAGCCCCGGGGCCGGCGAATCCGAAGAATCACGACAAGAATAAGGATGCGACAACTTGCCGAACCGGTCCGAGCCTCAGTCCCCGGTGGGGGCCCGCGTGCTGGCGATACTGCGGCGCCTGCCGCCGGTAC
This sequence is a window from Alloalcanivorax dieselolei B5. Protein-coding genes within it:
- a CDS encoding pyridoxal phosphate-dependent aminotransferase codes for the protein MRAQPGVNLNLNVRGLGVSATLAINELSNDLLRQGREVFKLGLGQSPFPVPEWVVDALRQHAAEKDYLPVLGLPELRRAVAGYWQRWQGSEFSADDVMIGPGSKELMFILQLVFYGDLVIPTPSWVSYAPQARIVGRPVHWLPTRREDHWKPRAEALDALCRQDPDRPRLVILNSPANPHGYAFTETELRALADVARRYRLILLSDEIYGQLQFNGGHQSISRYYPEGTIVSGGLSKWCGAGGWRLGVFAFPETLQWLRRAMATVASETYTSVSAPIQYAAVTAFQGGMAMDGYLHQSRRILAALAEHHVDLLRGAGVPMASTDGAFYLFPDLSPLTDTLRRRGIEGSVELCASLLEDTGVATLPGEAFGRPPSEPSLRLAFVDFDGGQALEAAAGLEGPLEDAFLRRYCGRCVTAMEKLANWIAA
- a CDS encoding CaiB/BaiF CoA transferase family protein, whose translation is MTENKKALDGVRVVEFGQFIAGPGATQVLADLGADVIKIESFNGDNSRKFGVSEKSGYRSGMFMAYNRGKKSITLDLRNPEGVDIARKLALRADVVVQNTRVGVMESIGLDAATLRAEKPSLIYASISGFGTRGPSRERPGLDIAAQAESGMMSLTGEPGGTPLKTGFAVVDAATGTATANAVLAALFRCARTGEGETIEASLLATAIGLQSQIWAEYACSGSLPQRAGNAQPLVAPAADLIAVQDGYIVISAYMEDHWQRLCRAVELPDLAKDKRFATSNDRVSNRPAMIDILSTALGGYKGEEARAQLEKFGVVCGVVRDYRQVRASADVQATGIFKRVNDGRGQEVEIPGLPFTFADAGEMEKPYTLPELGEHTLEVLAQAGFTPEQCQALLDRKVISAGGIG